In the genome of Desulfovibrio aminophilus DSM 12254, one region contains:
- a CDS encoding PAS domain S-box protein yields the protein MPRTAKRAARRDPSEDARRIAELEAKLAAAERIADLGGHEYDCAEAALTLSAGFRRIHGLSDGPAALDGLRALVHPEDREHVSAVLREALFRGGPYETEHRILRENDGAERWVHTHGVAILDEHGRPAKLYGLSRDVTERRRAEEAARAEAERYRQLFGNMTSGFAVHEIIRDEDGRPRDYRFLEVNPAFERLTGLSRSQVLGRNVLEVMPGTESHWIETYGRVAETGESERFEHRSRELDRWFEVLAYCPGPGRFATIFSDITARKRTEEALRESEKRLTLALEAISEAVWDWDLPSGRVLAGPRWHTMLGYEPDQIPVSFESWRGLIHPDDLAMVMETLESHLDGRLPDYEVVFRMGAADGSWRRILARGRVVERDERGRPLRMIGTHADVTEFTATREALAGREALLRTMIKSLPLDFWARDAEGRILMQSDVSVALWGDLSDTGMSERRFDPETLAVWRANNARVLAGSVVQGDVEMTTRDGRKRRFHNVVAPIREDGRIKGILGVNLDITEQEEQARALRESEERYRRMLDTANEGVWSMDAKHRTTSVNQAMAAMLGYEPDEMLGRKVEEFFLPKEMSDHERRMSARRKGLADRYERRFRRKDGSGLLTLVSAIPLRDGDGNFAGSFAMFTDITESRRAEQALRESEERFRNLVQNSPLPILVHSDWKVVFVNPAAARALGMETPEQALGMDALDIIHPEDRDRVRARMETIYSKRGDGPPSRQRLQRADGSIIEIEASAARVDYRGRPAAQVVFADITERKAAEEALIRAKEAAEQASRAKSEFLANMSHEIRTPLNGVLGMLHLLKTTSLGQEEALYAETALESGNHLLSVINDILDLTRLQAGRLALRPGPCDLPALVGQMLQSFAAVGRERGLGLAADLDPAIPNPLVCDEARLRQVLFNLAGNSLKFTENGEVRVEARLLPSAGPDVWIYFCVSDTGIGIPEDKQVEIFESFTQVDGSLSRRYQGTGLGLSIVRQLVNLMGGSVAVDSEPGAGTRIAFSIRAALGPAGTDAPSPEQRPAQTRPAKGLRLLVAEDDRVNQLLFRRMLEKLGHSVQCANNGRQALEMLTAGDFDAVLMDVQMPVMDGLAATRTIRSSTTLGPKSAIPIIALTAHAMKGDRERFLEAGMNAYISKPVDFDELERVLSRIPAAAGRP from the coding sequence ATGCCGCGCACCGCCAAACGCGCCGCAAGGCGCGACCCTTCCGAAGACGCCCGCCGCATCGCCGAACTGGAGGCCAAGCTGGCCGCGGCCGAACGCATCGCGGACCTGGGCGGCCATGAATACGACTGCGCCGAGGCCGCGCTGACCCTGTCCGCCGGATTCCGGCGCATCCACGGCCTGTCCGACGGACCCGCGGCCCTGGACGGCCTGCGCGCCCTGGTCCACCCCGAGGATCGCGAACACGTGAGCGCGGTGCTCCGGGAGGCCCTCTTCCGGGGCGGCCCCTACGAGACCGAACACCGCATCCTGCGCGAAAACGACGGCGCGGAACGCTGGGTCCACACCCACGGGGTGGCGATCCTGGATGAACACGGCCGACCGGCCAAACTCTACGGCCTGTCCCGGGACGTGACCGAGCGCCGCCGGGCCGAGGAGGCCGCCAGGGCCGAGGCCGAGCGGTATCGGCAGCTCTTCGGGAACATGACCAGCGGCTTCGCCGTCCACGAGATCATCCGGGACGAAGACGGCCGCCCCCGCGACTACCGTTTTCTGGAAGTCAACCCGGCCTTCGAACGGCTCACCGGCCTGTCGCGGAGCCAGGTTCTGGGGCGCAACGTGTTGGAGGTCATGCCCGGGACCGAAAGCCACTGGATCGAGACCTACGGCCGCGTGGCCGAGACGGGCGAATCCGAGCGTTTCGAACACCGCAGCCGCGAGCTGGACCGCTGGTTCGAGGTGCTGGCCTACTGTCCCGGTCCGGGCCGCTTCGCCACCATCTTCTCGGACATCACCGCCCGCAAGCGGACCGAGGAGGCGCTGCGGGAGAGCGAGAAGCGTCTGACCCTGGCCCTGGAGGCCATCTCCGAGGCGGTCTGGGACTGGGATCTGCCCTCCGGCCGGGTGCTGGCCGGTCCGCGCTGGCACACCATGCTCGGCTACGAGCCGGACCAGATTCCGGTCTCCTTCGAGAGCTGGCGGGGGCTGATCCACCCCGACGACCTGGCCATGGTCATGGAGACCCTGGAGAGCCACCTGGACGGCCGGCTCCCGGACTACGAGGTGGTCTTCCGCATGGGCGCGGCCGACGGCTCCTGGCGGCGCATCCTGGCCCGGGGCCGGGTGGTGGAGCGCGACGAGCGGGGCCGCCCCCTGCGGATGATCGGCACCCACGCCGACGTCACCGAATTCACCGCCACCCGCGAGGCCCTGGCCGGACGCGAGGCGTTGCTGCGGACCATGATCAAGAGCCTGCCGCTGGACTTCTGGGCCCGCGACGCCGAAGGCCGCATCCTCATGCAGAGCGACGTGTCCGTGGCCCTCTGGGGCGACCTGAGCGACACGGGCATGAGCGAGCGGCGCTTCGACCCCGAGACCCTGGCCGTCTGGCGCGCGAACAACGCCCGGGTGCTGGCCGGAAGCGTGGTCCAGGGCGACGTGGAGATGACCACCCGCGACGGGCGGAAACGCCGCTTCCACAACGTGGTGGCCCCCATCCGCGAAGATGGCCGGATCAAGGGCATCCTGGGCGTGAACCTCGACATCACCGAGCAGGAGGAGCAGGCCCGGGCCCTGCGCGAGAGCGAGGAACGCTACCGCCGGATGCTGGACACCGCCAACGAGGGCGTCTGGTCCATGGACGCCAAGCACCGCACCACTTCCGTGAACCAGGCCATGGCCGCCATGCTCGGCTACGAGCCGGACGAGATGCTCGGGCGCAAGGTGGAGGAGTTCTTCCTTCCCAAGGAAATGAGCGACCACGAACGGCGCATGTCCGCGCGCCGGAAGGGGCTGGCGGACCGCTACGAACGGCGTTTCCGGCGCAAGGACGGAAGCGGCCTCCTCACCCTGGTCTCGGCCATTCCCCTGCGGGACGGGGACGGGAACTTCGCGGGCTCCTTCGCCATGTTCACGGACATCACCGAGAGCCGCCGCGCGGAACAGGCCCTGCGCGAGAGCGAGGAGCGCTTCCGCAACCTGGTGCAGAACTCGCCCCTGCCCATCCTCGTGCACTCCGACTGGAAGGTCGTCTTCGTCAACCCGGCGGCGGCCCGTGCCCTGGGCATGGAAACCCCGGAACAAGCGCTCGGAATGGACGCCCTGGACATCATCCACCCCGAGGACAGGGACAGGGTCCGCGCGCGCATGGAAACCATCTATTCCAAACGCGGCGACGGGCCGCCCTCACGCCAGCGCCTTCAGCGCGCGGACGGCTCGATCATCGAAATCGAGGCCTCCGCCGCCCGTGTGGACTACCGGGGCCGCCCCGCCGCCCAGGTGGTCTTCGCCGACATCACCGAGCGCAAGGCCGCTGAAGAGGCCCTGATCCGGGCCAAGGAGGCCGCCGAACAGGCCAGTCGGGCCAAGAGCGAATTCCTGGCCAACATGAGCCACGAGATCCGCACCCCGCTCAACGGCGTGCTCGGCATGCTCCACCTGCTCAAAACCACCAGCCTGGGCCAGGAGGAGGCGCTCTACGCCGAAACCGCCCTGGAATCCGGCAACCACCTCCTCTCGGTCATCAACGACATCCTGGACCTGACCCGGCTCCAGGCCGGACGTCTGGCCCTGCGGCCCGGGCCCTGCGACCTGCCCGCCCTGGTGGGCCAGATGCTCCAATCCTTCGCGGCCGTGGGCCGGGAACGCGGGCTGGGTCTCGCCGCGGACCTGGACCCGGCCATCCCCAACCCCCTGGTCTGCGACGAGGCCCGGCTGCGTCAGGTGCTCTTCAACCTGGCGGGCAACTCCCTGAAATTCACCGAAAATGGCGAGGTGCGCGTGGAGGCCCGGCTCCTGCCCTCGGCCGGGCCCGACGTCTGGATATACTTCTGCGTTTCGGACACCGGCATCGGCATCCCCGAGGACAAACAGGTCGAAATCTTCGAATCCTTCACCCAGGTGGACGGTTCGCTCTCGCGCCGCTACCAGGGGACGGGCCTGGGTCTGTCCATCGTCCGGCAGCTCGTGAACCTCATGGGCGGTTCCGTGGCCGTGGACTCCGAGCCCGGAGCCGGCACGCGCATCGCCTTCTCCATCCGGGCGGCCCTCGGACCGGCCGGGACCGACGCGCCCAGCCCCGAACAGCGCCCGGCCCAGACCCGCCCGGCCAAGGGTCTGCGTCTGCTCGTGGCCGAGGACGACCGGGTGAACCAGCTCCTGTTCCGGCGCATGCTGGAAAAGCTCGGCCACTCGGTCCAGTGCGCGAACAACGGCCGCCAGGCCCTGGAGATGCTGACGGCCGGGGACTTCGACGCCGTGCTCATGGACGTGCAGATGCCGGTCATGGACGGCCTGGCCGCCACCCGGACCATCCGCTCCTCGACCACCCTGGGCCCCAAGTCCGCCATCCCGATCATCGCCCTCACGGCCCACGCCATGAAGGGCGACCGCGAACGCTTCCTGGAGGCGGGCATGAACGCCTACATCTCCAAGCCCGTGGACTTCGACGAACTGGAGCGCGTCCTATCCCGGATTCCGGCCGCCGCAGGGCGCCCATGA
- a CDS encoding radical SAM/SPASM domain-containing protein, which produces MFFKIKSNIIFRNHNSFGYITDNRNFGYTSKNHNERHVGDKILSESGAVFFSALDRKPKSIDEIVLKISKQFSNSKILTIKNDAIEFYRTLEHDGFVVSGKTLHECENNDIKFSYKVFEPEILYNANASANSYKSTQDFFEEHFKNRPQLTNLHIEITSKCNERCLHCYIPHENKTSEMDNELFHNIIRQCANMKLLHLTLSGGEPMLHKSFCDFLKKCREHNFSINILSNLTLLNDKIVREMKKNPLLGVQASLYSMNPSIHDEITQKKGSFEQTKKAILKLVENDIILQISCPVMKQNKNCYQDVITWAKKHNIHAGDDYVIIARYNHTIQNTNCRLSIAEVKKMVIDKIASNSKYFEQIEKETKENKTRTPDDFVCSVCSSSICISDNGNVYPCAGWQDYIIGNVKETSLNDIWNHSEDIKYLRSLKRRNFPKCVHCVDKDFCTMCMVRNANENPDGDPLIVNEYFCNIARLNKEIFYELKNKHTCSS; this is translated from the coding sequence ATGTTTTTCAAAATAAAGTCAAATATCATTTTCAGAAACCATAATTCGTTCGGATATATAACAGATAATAGAAATTTCGGCTACACAAGCAAGAATCACAATGAACGTCACGTCGGCGACAAAATATTATCTGAAAGCGGGGCGGTATTTTTTTCTGCTTTGGATAGAAAGCCAAAATCTATCGATGAAATTGTACTAAAAATTAGTAAACAATTTTCAAACTCTAAAATCCTGACGATTAAGAACGATGCTATTGAATTTTATCGTACGCTTGAACATGACGGATTCGTTGTTTCTGGTAAAACACTACACGAATGCGAAAATAATGATATAAAATTTTCATATAAAGTATTTGAGCCAGAAATACTGTACAATGCAAACGCATCTGCGAACTCATATAAATCTACACAAGATTTTTTTGAAGAACATTTCAAAAATAGACCACAACTAACAAATTTGCACATTGAGATCACAAGCAAATGCAACGAAAGATGCTTACACTGCTATATACCTCACGAAAATAAAACCAGCGAAATGGACAATGAATTATTTCATAATATAATACGACAATGCGCGAATATGAAGTTGCTGCATTTGACATTGAGTGGCGGCGAACCAATGTTACACAAAAGTTTTTGCGATTTTTTAAAAAAGTGCAGAGAGCACAATTTTTCTATAAATATTCTTAGTAATCTCACATTGCTTAATGATAAAATCGTTAGAGAAATGAAAAAAAATCCTTTATTGGGGGTTCAAGCCTCATTATATTCCATGAACCCGAGCATCCACGATGAGATAACTCAAAAAAAAGGAAGTTTTGAACAAACAAAAAAGGCAATCTTGAAGTTAGTCGAAAATGACATCATCTTGCAAATTAGCTGCCCAGTAATGAAACAAAATAAAAACTGTTACCAAGATGTTATAACATGGGCGAAGAAGCACAATATCCACGCCGGAGATGATTACGTCATCATAGCAAGATACAATCATACAATACAAAATACTAATTGCCGTCTATCAATTGCCGAAGTTAAAAAAATGGTCATCGACAAAATAGCCAGCAACTCAAAATATTTTGAGCAAATAGAGAAGGAAACCAAGGAGAATAAGACACGTACTCCAGACGATTTTGTTTGTAGTGTTTGCAGTTCTTCTATTTGTATATCAGATAATGGAAACGTATATCCTTGTGCTGGTTGGCAGGATTATATCATTGGTAATGTGAAAGAGACTTCTTTAAACGACATTTGGAACCATTCTGAGGACATAAAATATCTAAGGTCGTTGAAGAGACGTAATTTCCCAAAATGTGTCCACTGCGTTGACAAAGATTTTTGTACCATGTGCATGGTCAGAAATGCGAACGAAAATCCAGATGGTGACCCGCTGATAGTCAATGAATACTTTTGTAATATCGCAAGACTCAACAAAGAGATATTTTATGAATTGAAGAATAAGCATACGTGTTCGTCATGA
- a CDS encoding efflux RND transporter permease subunit — protein MAEDRAPRDHSHGLLGRVTATFVRSKLVPLIILASLFLGVFAIVKTPSEEEPQIIVPMIDVMVSMPGATPREIEARVAGPMEKLLWEIPGVEYVYTTSSDGRCLAVVRFLVGQDVEKSMVKTYAKLYQHLDWIPPGCSEPILKPRSIDDVPVLALTFHGEGRDGRTLRQVAAEAAETARTVPGVSEVTLIGGRRRGLTVEVDPERLRNLNLDILDVGDALRAQNQAAVGGALTREGASVNVRLDSFLRTAADVSRVVLAVRDGRPVYLADVARVSDGFDEPSDYVLFTPGPAAAAKGIHDAPGRVFPAVTLSLAKRAGVNADVLCREVLRRVEALRGWIIPDDVRMTVVRDYGETARHKSNELLEHLLIAALSVGAIVAVFLGLRAGFVVMVAVPVTLAVTLATYWLMGYTLNRVTLFALIFCIGILVDDPIVDVENIVRRARLPESRGRPFAEVIVDAVNEVRAPLVLATFTVIAAIMPMAFVGGLMGPYMRPMPIGASVAMLLSMAVAFAVTPWTSFHVLDRDAGHKGEEGGRLTHLYTALMTRLLERPAWRWSFLGLVVLLLVAALSLFPLRGVLVKMLPFDNKAEFELVLDMPEGTALENTAAACQEMGAVLLRQPEVTDFQVYAGTSAPFSFNGLVRHYYLRGGPDQAEIQVNLLPRGEREASSHEIAGRVRRELAEATARTGARLKVVEVPPGPPVLQTLVAEIYGPDPEGRLRLAEQVKSVMAATPSVVDVDWYVTGPRAERRIVVDTDKALLSGVEPERARRAVAAAVGGEEVGLLHDDSAREDVPIIVRLPLSRRITGADLASIPLRGEGGRPVSLGQVARVEERVVPPAIYHKNLRPVVYVTADMAGAEESPVYGMLRVDAALDELAAEGKGVWQAPGRTDPLTRVYAGEPAPGDRWSLKWDGEWQITYEVFRDMGLAFAVVLVLIAILVVGWFRSYTTPIAIMSPIPLSLIGIVPAHALAGAFFTATSMIGFIAGAGIVVRNSIILVDFIELRRSHGESLHDAVIEAGTVRFRPMLLTALSVVAGAFVILFDPIFQGLAISLLAGEVAATLFSRMVVPLLYYLDQRVFEASGPS, from the coding sequence ATGGCCGAGGACCGCGCCCCCCGCGACCACTCCCACGGCCTCCTGGGCCGGGTCACGGCGACCTTCGTCCGTTCCAAGCTCGTGCCCCTGATCATCCTGGCGTCCCTGTTCCTGGGCGTCTTCGCCATCGTGAAGACCCCCAGCGAGGAGGAACCGCAAATCATCGTGCCCATGATCGACGTCATGGTCTCCATGCCCGGGGCCACGCCCCGGGAGATCGAGGCCCGCGTGGCCGGGCCCATGGAGAAGCTGCTCTGGGAGATTCCCGGGGTGGAGTACGTCTACACCACCTCCTCGGACGGCCGGTGTCTGGCCGTGGTGCGCTTCCTGGTGGGCCAGGACGTGGAGAAGAGCATGGTCAAGACCTACGCCAAGCTCTACCAGCACCTGGACTGGATTCCGCCGGGCTGCTCCGAGCCCATTCTCAAGCCCCGCTCCATCGACGACGTGCCCGTGCTGGCCCTGACCTTCCACGGCGAGGGCCGGGACGGCCGGACCCTGCGCCAGGTGGCGGCCGAGGCGGCGGAGACGGCCCGGACCGTGCCCGGGGTCTCGGAGGTCACGCTCATCGGCGGCCGCAGGCGCGGCCTGACCGTGGAGGTGGACCCGGAGCGGCTGCGCAACCTGAACCTGGACATCCTGGACGTGGGCGACGCCCTGCGGGCCCAGAACCAGGCCGCCGTGGGCGGGGCCCTGACCCGCGAGGGGGCCTCGGTGAACGTGCGGCTGGACAGCTTCCTGCGCACGGCCGCCGACGTCTCGCGGGTGGTCCTGGCCGTGCGCGACGGCCGTCCGGTGTATCTCGCGGACGTGGCCCGCGTCTCGGACGGCTTCGACGAGCCCTCGGACTACGTGCTCTTCACTCCGGGCCCGGCGGCCGCCGCCAAGGGCATCCATGACGCCCCGGGCCGCGTGTTCCCGGCCGTGACCCTGAGTCTGGCCAAGCGCGCCGGGGTCAACGCCGACGTCCTTTGCCGCGAAGTGCTGCGCCGGGTGGAGGCCCTGCGCGGCTGGATCATCCCGGACGACGTGCGCATGACCGTGGTGCGCGACTACGGCGAGACGGCCCGGCACAAGTCCAACGAGCTCTTGGAGCACCTGCTCATCGCGGCCCTCTCCGTGGGGGCCATCGTGGCCGTGTTCCTGGGCCTGCGCGCGGGCTTCGTGGTCATGGTGGCCGTGCCCGTGACCCTGGCCGTGACCTTGGCCACCTACTGGCTCATGGGCTACACGCTCAACCGCGTGACCCTCTTCGCGCTCATCTTCTGCATCGGCATCCTGGTGGACGACCCCATCGTGGACGTGGAGAACATCGTCCGCCGCGCGCGGCTGCCCGAGTCCCGGGGCCGCCCCTTCGCCGAGGTCATCGTGGACGCGGTGAACGAGGTCCGCGCCCCCCTGGTTCTGGCCACCTTCACGGTCATCGCCGCGATCATGCCCATGGCCTTCGTGGGCGGGCTCATGGGCCCGTACATGCGGCCCATGCCCATCGGCGCGTCCGTGGCCATGCTCCTGTCCATGGCCGTGGCCTTCGCGGTCACGCCCTGGACCTCCTTCCACGTCCTGGACCGTGACGCCGGGCACAAGGGGGAAGAGGGCGGGCGGCTCACGCACCTCTACACCGCGCTCATGACCCGGCTCCTGGAGCGTCCGGCCTGGCGCTGGAGCTTCCTGGGGCTGGTGGTCCTGCTGCTGGTGGCGGCCCTGAGCCTGTTCCCCCTGCGCGGGGTGCTGGTGAAGATGCTGCCCTTCGACAACAAGGCCGAGTTCGAACTCGTGCTGGACATGCCCGAGGGCACGGCCCTGGAGAACACCGCGGCCGCCTGCCAGGAGATGGGCGCGGTGCTGCTCCGGCAGCCCGAGGTCACGGACTTCCAGGTCTACGCCGGAACCTCGGCCCCGTTCTCCTTCAACGGCCTCGTGCGCCACTACTACCTGCGCGGCGGGCCGGACCAGGCCGAAATCCAGGTCAACCTCCTGCCGCGCGGCGAGCGCGAGGCCTCCAGCCATGAGATCGCCGGGCGCGTGCGCCGGGAGCTGGCCGAGGCGACGGCGCGCACCGGCGCGCGGCTCAAGGTGGTCGAGGTTCCGCCCGGGCCGCCCGTGCTCCAGACCCTGGTGGCCGAGATCTACGGCCCGGACCCGGAGGGCCGCCTGCGCCTGGCCGAGCAGGTCAAGTCGGTCATGGCCGCCACTCCGAGCGTGGTGGATGTGGACTGGTACGTCACCGGCCCCCGGGCCGAACGGCGCATCGTGGTGGATACGGACAAGGCGCTCTTGAGCGGGGTGGAGCCCGAGCGGGCCCGCCGGGCCGTGGCCGCCGCCGTGGGCGGGGAGGAAGTCGGGCTGCTGCACGACGACTCGGCCCGCGAGGACGTGCCGATCATCGTCCGCCTGCCCCTGTCCCGGCGCATCACCGGCGCGGATCTGGCGTCCATCCCCCTGCGCGGCGAGGGCGGACGGCCCGTGTCCCTGGGCCAGGTGGCCCGGGTGGAGGAGCGCGTCGTGCCCCCGGCCATCTACCACAAGAACCTGCGGCCCGTGGTCTACGTCACCGCCGACATGGCCGGGGCCGAGGAAAGCCCGGTCTACGGCATGTTGCGGGTGGACGCGGCCCTGGACGAACTGGCCGCCGAGGGCAAGGGCGTCTGGCAGGCCCCGGGCCGCACCGACCCGCTCACCCGGGTCTACGCCGGGGAGCCCGCGCCCGGGGACCGCTGGTCCCTCAAGTGGGACGGCGAATGGCAGATCACCTACGAGGTCTTCCGCGACATGGGATTGGCCTTCGCCGTGGTCCTCGTGCTCATCGCCATTCTCGTGGTGGGCTGGTTCCGGTCCTACACCACGCCCATCGCCATCATGTCGCCCATCCCGCTCTCGCTCATCGGCATCGTCCCGGCCCACGCCCTGGCCGGGGCCTTCTTCACGGCCACGTCCATGATCGGCTTCATCGCCGGGGCGGGCATCGTGGTGCGCAACTCCATCATCCTGGTGGACTTCATCGAGCTGCGCCGCTCCCACGGCGAGAGCCTGCACGACGCGGTCATCGAGGCCGGGACCGTGCGCTTCCGGCCCATGCTCCTGACCGCCCTGTCCGTGGTGGCCGGGGCCTTCGTGATCCTCTTCGACCCCATCTTCCAGGGACTGGCCATCTCGCTCCTGGCGGGCGAGGTGGCGGCCACGCTCTTCTCGCGCATGGTGGTTCCGTTGCTCTATTACCTCGACCAGCGGGTCTTCGAGGCCTCCGGCCCTTCATAA
- a CDS encoding efflux RND transporter periplasmic adaptor subunit, producing MILPPRLVFPLLLAAFLLLASCGGEPPAAPEPREVRAETVTLAARRALECRSLPGRVEPRTSAVLSSKISGTVTAVLAEEGDLVRKGAPILQIDDSELRQREQGAQAGVGQAAMERKALAAQVALARTTLARMKTLLDQQAVSREDFDKAQAEYLALKSREEALAAQESSAAHQSAEVRSLLSYSTVTAPFTGVLARRHVDQGAFVSAGSPLAEIDDAQGGYDLDAQADESLLSRLHIGMTVLGLAPSLSPEPFLTSLGAVIPRVDPATRTFRVKAPLPPLPGDAKPRSGLFGKVCVPLNPAKKLLVPAQAVRMRGELPTALVADTDGVLRLRLLKLGGGYLQAEIEGVTYILQAQAGEEAPGMLREVLSGLSEGDVLVVSADQTLREGDRLARP from the coding sequence ATGATACTCCCCCCCCGGCTCGTTTTCCCGCTGCTTCTGGCGGCCTTCCTCCTGCTCGCTTCCTGCGGCGGCGAACCTCCCGCCGCGCCCGAACCCCGCGAGGTCCGCGCCGAGACCGTGACGCTCGCCGCGCGCCGGGCCCTGGAGTGCCGCAGTCTGCCCGGACGGGTGGAGCCGCGCACGAGCGCCGTGCTCTCCAGCAAGATCTCCGGCACGGTCACGGCGGTCCTGGCCGAGGAGGGCGACCTGGTCCGGAAGGGCGCGCCGATCCTCCAGATCGACGACTCCGAGCTGCGCCAGCGCGAGCAGGGGGCCCAGGCCGGAGTGGGGCAGGCGGCCATGGAGCGCAAGGCGCTGGCCGCCCAGGTGGCCCTGGCCCGGACCACGCTCGCGCGCATGAAGACCCTGCTGGACCAGCAAGCCGTGAGCCGGGAGGACTTCGACAAGGCCCAGGCCGAGTACCTGGCCCTCAAGAGCCGCGAGGAGGCCCTGGCGGCCCAGGAGTCCTCCGCCGCGCACCAGAGCGCCGAGGTCCGCTCGCTGCTCTCCTACAGCACCGTCACCGCGCCCTTCACCGGCGTCCTGGCTCGCCGCCACGTGGACCAGGGGGCCTTCGTCAGCGCCGGATCGCCCCTGGCCGAGATCGACGACGCGCAGGGCGGCTACGACCTGGACGCCCAGGCCGACGAAAGCCTCCTGTCCCGGCTGCATATCGGCATGACCGTGCTCGGCCTGGCCCCCTCGCTCTCGCCCGAGCCCTTCCTGACCAGCCTCGGCGCGGTCATCCCGCGCGTGGACCCGGCCACCCGGACCTTCCGGGTCAAGGCCCCGCTGCCGCCCCTGCCCGGCGACGCCAAGCCCCGCTCCGGGTTGTTCGGCAAGGTCTGCGTGCCCCTGAATCCGGCCAAAAAGCTGCTCGTCCCGGCCCAGGCCGTGCGGATGCGCGGGGAACTGCCCACCGCGCTCGTCGCGGATACGGACGGCGTGCTCCGGCTGCGTCTGCTCAAGCTCGGCGGCGGCTACCTCCAGGCCGAGATCGAGGGCGTGACCTACATCCTCCAGGCCCAGGCCGGGGAAGAGGCCCCCGGCATGTTGCGCGAGGTGCTCTCCGGCCTGTCCGAGGGCGACGTGCTGGTCGTCTCGGCGGACCAGACCCTGCGCGAGGGCGACCGCCTCGCCCGGCCCTGA